A single Thiohalobacter thiocyanaticus DNA region contains:
- the aprB gene encoding adenylyl-sulfate reductase subunit beta, with protein MPTFVYMTRCDGCGHCVDICPSDIMHIDKVTRRAYNIEPNMCWECYSCVKACPHQAIDVRGYADFAPLGHSVRVKRDEEKGVIAWRIKFRNGQKDIDLLAPITTKPWGTCIPQLADVSAPTQEQRDSQLLFNEPKYIRLDDGDIHTLKSNGLKMKAGVYY; from the coding sequence ATGCCAACTTTTGTATATATGACTCGTTGTGACGGTTGTGGTCATTGTGTCGATATCTGCCCGTCAGACATCATGCACATCGACAAGGTCACCCGTCGCGCCTACAACATCGAACCCAATATGTGCTGGGAGTGCTACTCCTGCGTCAAGGCCTGCCCGCATCAGGCAATCGACGTTCGGGGCTATGCAGACTTCGCCCCGCTGGGTCACTCGGTCCGAGTGAAGCGTGACGAGGAGAAGGGCGTTATCGCCTGGCGCATCAAGTTCCGCAACGGCCAGAAAGACATCGATCTGCTGGCGCCCATCACGACCAAGCCCTGGGGAACCTGTATCCCTCAGCTTGCCGATGTGTCGGCGCCTACACAGGAGCAGCGCGACAGCCAGCTGCTGTTCAACGAACCCAAATACATACGGCTCGACGATGGTGATATACACACCCTCAAGTCAAATGGCCTGAAAATGAAAGCAGGGGTGTACTACTGA
- a CDS encoding sensor domain-containing diguanylate cyclase, with translation MRNIIARPAALCVSLLLLVAASHAIPAVAESQAPAQPIETVEVTPPWVVSLQFALGLLLAAIFLAVYLRALRSERTLLAARLRTRTRELEGRGRQYQALFDNAAVSVMVHDPDSMEVLQASEKALASYGVDSVEALNHAAFVSRAIWSEPPYSLQEARELFQRTREAGPQRFEWRTRRLDGSEIWEDVFLQLVPVGGRERIVSTAVDITARKRAEAKLVRQLEMEGQVREISLRLLNCGVGGTGDGITNAITRLGENMAASRCSLLDYSDETGGFDLFLQWCAPGTGPLKADFHIPAVVVAPYQTRLIRGEAVIVSRDRAGRDSIEYSLLEAGGAQSVLCLPILRDGTLEGILILSFPEPRPSLRPAEIRPLQVSADLIGAALARKRLAGELEHQASHDVLTGLNNRRKFEELLLQEIERTNRYQRPFAVIMFDIDHFKRINDRHGHDVGDAVLSELAAIVREQVRDTDIPARWGGEEFIVLLPETGIEGAGRAAEGLRRRIAGTLFTGAGRVTISLGVTQYQPGDSLDSLVKRADEALYRAKEEGRNRVVVT, from the coding sequence ATGCGTAACATAATTGCAAGACCCGCCGCATTGTGCGTATCACTGCTCCTCCTCGTCGCTGCAAGCCACGCCATACCTGCAGTTGCCGAATCACAAGCCCCGGCCCAGCCGATCGAAACCGTCGAGGTCACGCCGCCCTGGGTGGTGTCCCTGCAGTTCGCACTGGGACTGCTGCTGGCAGCGATCTTCCTGGCCGTGTATCTGCGTGCCCTGCGCAGCGAACGCACCCTGCTCGCGGCCCGGCTCAGGACCCGCACCCGGGAACTGGAGGGACGCGGCCGACAGTACCAGGCCCTGTTCGACAATGCCGCCGTATCGGTCATGGTCCATGATCCGGACAGCATGGAAGTCCTGCAGGCCAGTGAAAAGGCCCTGGCCAGCTACGGCGTGGACAGTGTCGAGGCGCTGAACCATGCGGCCTTCGTGAGCCGCGCCATCTGGTCGGAACCGCCCTATTCGCTGCAGGAGGCCAGGGAACTGTTCCAGCGCACACGCGAGGCAGGGCCGCAGCGCTTCGAATGGCGTACCCGGCGCCTCGACGGCAGCGAGATCTGGGAAGACGTCTTTCTGCAGCTGGTGCCGGTGGGCGGCCGCGAGCGGATTGTCTCCACCGCGGTCGATATCACGGCCCGCAAACGGGCCGAGGCGAAGCTGGTGCGGCAATTGGAAATGGAGGGACAGGTACGCGAAATCTCGCTCCGGCTGCTCAACTGCGGCGTGGGAGGCACCGGTGACGGTATTACCAACGCCATCACCCGGCTGGGCGAGAACATGGCAGCCAGCCGCTGCAGCCTGCTGGATTACAGCGACGAGACCGGCGGCTTCGACCTGTTTCTGCAGTGGTGCGCCCCCGGCACTGGGCCACTGAAGGCCGACTTCCATATCCCGGCCGTGGTGGTCGCGCCCTATCAGACCCGGCTCATTCGCGGTGAGGCCGTGATCGTCAGCCGCGACCGGGCCGGCAGGGACAGCATCGAATACTCGCTGCTGGAGGCCGGCGGCGCTCAATCGGTGCTGTGCCTGCCCATACTGCGGGACGGTACGCTGGAAGGGATACTGATCCTGTCCTTCCCCGAACCGCGGCCGAGCCTGCGACCCGCCGAGATCAGACCGCTGCAGGTGAGCGCGGATCTCATCGGCGCAGCGCTGGCGCGCAAGCGCCTGGCCGGGGAACTGGAGCATCAGGCCAGTCACGACGTACTGACCGGCCTGAACAACCGGCGCAAGTTCGAGGAACTGCTGCTCCAGGAGATCGAGCGCACCAACCGTTACCAGCGGCCCTTTGCCGTGATCATGTTCGATATCGATCACTTCAAGCGCATCAACGACCGCCACGGCCATGATGTCGGCGACGCCGTGCTGAGCGAACTGGCCGCCATCGTCAGGGAGCAGGTCCGGGACACCGACATCCCGGCCCGCTGGGGCGGTGAGGAGTTCATCGTCCTGTTGCCCGAAACCGGGATCGAGGGCGCGGGCCGGGCCGCAGAGGGACTGCGCCGACGCATCGCCGGAACACTGTTCACCGGCGCCGGCCGCGTCACCATCAGCCTCGGGGTCACCCAGTACCAGCCCGGCGACAGCCTCGACAGCCTGGTCAAGCGCGCCGACGAGGCGCTGTACCGGGCCAAGGAGGAAGGGCGGAATCGCGTGGTAGTGACTTAG
- the aprA gene encoding adenylyl-sulfate reductase subunit alpha, translating into MAYETIVEDNIDILVCGAGLGGTGAAWEARYWGQNKKIVIAEKANIDRSGAVAQGLYAINCYMGTRFGENNPEDHVRYARIDLMGMVREDLLFDMARHVDSAVHQFEEWGLPLMRDPKTGAYQREGRWQIMIHGESYKPIVAEAAKKSADKVFNRICVTHLLMDESKDNRVAGAVGFNVRTGNYHVFKSKTVIVAAGGASNIYKPRSVGEGAGRVWYAPWSSGSAYGLLIGAGAKMTQMENRIVLARFKDGYGPVGAYFLHLKTYTQNCLGEEYESKWWPQLQEMVGKEYLDPEASHRTHRPIPTCLRNHALISEVNAGRGPIHMVTMEAFQDPHLEEIGWHNFLGMTVGQAVLWAATDVDPKNENPELTTSEPYVMGSHATGCGAWCSGPEDISPEEYFWGYNRMTTVEGLFGAGDAVGGTPHAFSSGSFTEGRLAAKAACRYIDDGKAEGIVVSEKQIEDRRKEIYKPMEHYRIYRNEITAGTVNPNYINPRQGLDRLQKLMDEYAGGVTVNYMTNEKLLHIGLKKLKILEEDLEKIAAEDVHELLRAWELKHRLLTSEAVMQHTLFRKETRWPGYYYRGDALKVDDENWHVLTVSRRDPKTGEYTMEKAPCYHLVGEDE; encoded by the coding sequence ATGGCTTACGAAACAATCGTTGAAGACAATATCGATATCCTGGTCTGCGGCGCAGGCCTCGGTGGTACCGGTGCTGCATGGGAAGCCAGGTACTGGGGACAGAACAAGAAGATCGTCATCGCCGAGAAGGCAAACATCGATCGTTCCGGTGCTGTAGCGCAGGGGCTGTACGCCATCAACTGCTACATGGGAACCCGTTTCGGGGAGAACAACCCGGAAGATCACGTCCGCTATGCGCGCATCGACCTGATGGGCATGGTGCGTGAGGATCTGCTGTTCGACATGGCGCGTCACGTGGACTCCGCCGTGCACCAGTTCGAAGAGTGGGGTCTGCCCCTGATGCGCGATCCCAAGACCGGTGCCTATCAGCGTGAAGGCCGTTGGCAGATCATGATTCACGGTGAGTCCTATAAGCCGATCGTCGCGGAAGCCGCGAAGAAGTCGGCCGACAAGGTGTTCAACCGTATCTGCGTCACCCATCTGCTGATGGACGAGTCCAAGGACAACCGTGTCGCTGGTGCTGTCGGATTCAACGTCCGCACCGGTAACTACCACGTGTTCAAGTCCAAGACCGTTATCGTCGCCGCCGGTGGCGCCTCCAACATCTACAAGCCGCGTTCAGTCGGTGAGGGTGCCGGCCGTGTCTGGTACGCCCCCTGGTCCTCGGGTTCGGCCTACGGCCTGCTGATCGGCGCCGGCGCCAAGATGACCCAGATGGAGAACCGCATCGTACTGGCTCGCTTCAAGGACGGTTACGGTCCGGTGGGTGCCTACTTCCTGCACCTCAAGACCTACACCCAGAACTGCCTGGGTGAAGAGTACGAATCCAAGTGGTGGCCGCAGCTGCAGGAGATGGTCGGCAAGGAATATCTGGATCCGGAAGCGTCTCACCGGACCCACCGCCCGATCCCGACCTGCCTGCGTAACCATGCGCTGATCAGCGAGGTCAACGCCGGTCGTGGTCCGATTCACATGGTGACCATGGAAGCCTTCCAGGACCCGCATCTGGAAGAAATCGGCTGGCACAACTTCCTGGGTATGACCGTCGGTCAGGCAGTGCTCTGGGCGGCCACCGACGTGGATCCGAAGAACGAGAACCCGGAACTGACGACCTCCGAGCCCTATGTCATGGGTTCGCACGCCACCGGTTGCGGCGCCTGGTGCTCAGGTCCGGAAGATATCTCTCCGGAGGAGTACTTCTGGGGCTATAACCGCATGACCACGGTCGAAGGTTTGTTCGGTGCCGGTGACGCCGTCGGCGGTACTCCGCACGCGTTCTCCTCGGGTTCCTTCACCGAAGGCCGTCTGGCCGCCAAGGCTGCCTGCAGGTACATCGACGACGGTAAGGCTGAAGGTATCGTCGTGTCCGAGAAGCAGATCGAAGATCGCAGGAAAGAGATCTACAAGCCGATGGAGCATTACCGTATCTACCGCAACGAGATCACTGCGGGTACGGTCAATCCCAACTACATCAATCCGCGTCAGGGCCTGGATCGCCTGCAGAAGCTGATGGATGAGTATGCCGGCGGCGTAACGGTCAACTACATGACCAACGAGAAGCTGCTGCACATCGGCCTCAAGAAGCTCAAGATTCTGGAAGAGGATCTTGAGAAGATCGCTGCAGAGGATGTCCATGAACTGCTGCGTGCATGGGAGCTGAAGCATCGTCTTCTCACCTCCGAGGCCGTCATGCAGCATACCCTGTTCCGTAAGGAAACCCGCTGGCCCGGCTACTACTACCGCGGCGACGCACTCAAGGTGGATGACGAGAACTGGCACGTGTTGACCGTTTCCCGTCGCGACCCGAAGACCGGGGAATACACCATGGAGAAGGCGCCTTGTTATCACCTGGTGGGTGAGGACGAGTAG
- a CDS encoding FKBP-type peptidyl-prolyl cis-trans isomerase, with translation MTEISKDIITDGKYVELKYKVIDVKTDSVLTEIEYPLGYVQGVNEVLAPAVMQKLEGRAAGDTIEVPIDCNQLYGPRDESLVITENINNVPEEYREVGTAILMENDRGQTKSFLVTRIAGDYITIDGNNPLCGRQVIFKLEVLTVRDATEEEIEFGGKVEKGPDLSGAGKQVPI, from the coding sequence ATGACCGAGATCAGCAAGGACATCATCACGGACGGTAAATACGTCGAACTTAAATACAAGGTCATCGACGTCAAGACCGACAGTGTTTTAACCGAAATCGAGTACCCTCTGGGCTACGTGCAGGGCGTCAATGAGGTACTGGCCCCGGCCGTCATGCAGAAGCTGGAAGGCAGGGCGGCAGGCGACACGATCGAGGTGCCGATCGACTGCAATCAGCTCTACGGCCCCAGAGATGAATCCCTGGTCATTACCGAAAACATCAATAACGTCCCTGAGGAGTACCGCGAGGTCGGTACGGCCATCCTGATGGAGAATGACAGGGGGCAGACCAAGAGCTTCCTGGTGACGCGTATCGCCGGCGATTACATTACCATCGACGGCAACAATCCCCTGTGTGGGCGGCAGGTGATTTTCAAGCTCGAGGTCCTGACAGTCCGCGACGCGACTGAGGAAGAGATCGAGTTCGGCGGTAAGGTGGAAAAGGGGCCGGATCTGTCCGGGGCCGGCAAGCAGGTGCCGATCTGA
- the sbcB gene encoding exodeoxyribonuclease I encodes MTQNTLYWHDYETFGLDPRRDRPVQFAGIRTDEELNIIGEPLNILARPAPDSLPHPISSLITGITPQQALEQGLPEAEFIARILAELAQPGTCGVGYNSMRFDDEVTRNTLYRNLYDPYGREWQNGNSRWDLIDVVRACHDLRPEGIVWPQREDAARPSYKLEELTVANGIAHEQAHDALADVHATLAMAQLIRNKQPKLYDFLYQLRRKQAVLKYIDLKEMTPILHTSGMYGSDHGNTRMVVPVAAHPVNKNSIIVFDLSQDPSLLLDHGVKTLTERLYTASEDLPEGVERPALKQLLVNKCPVIAPTSTLTGEAAARLNIDLMACRRNRQRLLDARKEVQKKLAKIFEPREFEPVSDPDLMIYAGGFFDDKDKALMERVHQTPPDQLDGQGWNFSDERLGEMLFRYRARNYPETLGPEDQDRWLAHCRARLLEGEAGHLSFSGFREELDQLRAELTDDAGKQALLDEVAAFGRELERFVQGRV; translated from the coding sequence ATGACCCAGAACACTCTCTATTGGCACGACTACGAAACCTTCGGTCTGGATCCCAGGCGCGACCGCCCGGTGCAGTTCGCCGGCATCCGTACCGACGAAGAACTGAACATCATCGGCGAACCGCTCAATATCCTCGCCCGGCCGGCACCGGACAGCCTGCCGCACCCGATCTCCTCGCTCATCACCGGCATCACCCCGCAGCAGGCACTGGAGCAGGGCCTGCCCGAGGCGGAGTTCATCGCCCGCATCCTGGCCGAACTCGCGCAGCCCGGCACCTGCGGCGTGGGTTACAACTCCATGCGCTTCGATGACGAGGTCACCCGCAATACCCTCTACCGGAACCTCTACGATCCCTATGGCCGCGAGTGGCAGAACGGCAACTCGCGCTGGGATCTGATCGACGTGGTGCGTGCCTGTCATGACCTGCGACCGGAGGGCATCGTCTGGCCGCAACGCGAGGATGCCGCCCGCCCCAGCTACAAGCTGGAGGAACTCACGGTCGCCAACGGCATCGCCCATGAACAGGCGCACGATGCCCTGGCCGATGTTCATGCCACCCTGGCCATGGCGCAGCTGATCCGGAACAAACAGCCGAAGCTGTATGACTTTCTCTATCAGCTGCGGCGCAAGCAGGCAGTACTCAAGTACATCGATCTCAAGGAGATGACACCTATCCTGCACACCTCGGGCATGTACGGCAGCGACCACGGCAATACCCGCATGGTGGTACCCGTCGCCGCTCACCCGGTGAACAAGAACAGCATCATCGTATTCGATCTGTCGCAGGATCCCTCGCTGCTGCTCGATCATGGAGTGAAGACGCTGACCGAGCGCCTGTATACCGCCAGCGAGGATCTGCCCGAGGGGGTGGAGCGGCCCGCGCTCAAGCAGCTGCTGGTGAACAAGTGCCCGGTGATCGCACCCACCTCGACCCTGACCGGCGAGGCCGCGGCACGGCTCAACATCGACCTCATGGCCTGCCGCCGGAACCGCCAGCGGCTGCTGGACGCGCGTAAGGAGGTACAGAAGAAGCTGGCGAAGATCTTCGAACCGCGCGAGTTCGAGCCTGTCAGTGATCCCGATCTGATGATCTATGCCGGCGGCTTCTTCGACGACAAGGACAAGGCCCTGATGGAGCGGGTCCACCAGACGCCACCCGATCAGCTTGATGGTCAGGGCTGGAACTTCAGCGATGAACGTCTGGGCGAGATGCTGTTTCGCTATCGTGCCCGCAATTATCCCGAAACACTCGGGCCCGAGGACCAGGACCGTTGGCTGGCGCATTGCCGTGCCCGTCTGCTGGAGGGCGAGGCGGGGCATCTGAGTTTCAGCGGCTTTCGCGAGGAACTGGATCAGCTGCGCGCCGAACTGACAGATGATGCCGGCAAGCAGGCGCTGCTCGACGAGGTGGCGGCCTTCGGTCGGGAACTCGAACGCTTCGTCCAGGGCCGGGTCTGA
- a CDS encoding YfjI family protein: protein MSADLLKTAAPPPEDWPELVPLDAPNLPRLDLVHLPGWAGDYARAIATDTETPPELAAGMVLVACATAAARRLRVMVKPGYFEPCNLWAVVALPPGNRKSAVQSAATAPLVAWERDQAAILEPEIKRITSERKTLEARAKEKRNKAAKEKDNGKAAELAREAADIEAELPDIPMQPQIWTSDATPERLGALLAEHGECMAWLSSEGGVFDLLQGRYSNGIPNLDLVLKAHSGDAERVDRGSRPPVFLKGPRLSIGLSPQPDVLRGLAAKPGFRGRGLLGRFLYLLPPSPLGYRALQSKPVPEGVRDAYAAGLRAMLDWEPVTDEHGEQRSHLLRLSDEAYAEWYAFAQAIEVQMQPGRELEHFTDWAGKAPGAAARLAGVLHGIKHAHGTPWEAAITAETMTAALEIMAVITRHSLAALDMMGADPTIAAARLVWDWIERGRLDRFTVREAFNALRGTFPRVAMLREALDALEERGYLEVTEPLRDGPGRPPSPIVRVRPEIARAWR from the coding sequence ATGAGCGCCGACCTGCTGAAGACCGCCGCGCCACCGCCCGAGGATTGGCCGGAACTGGTGCCGCTGGATGCGCCCAATCTTCCCCGCCTCGATCTCGTACACCTGCCCGGCTGGGCCGGCGACTACGCCCGCGCCATTGCGACCGATACCGAGACGCCACCGGAACTGGCGGCCGGGATGGTCCTGGTCGCCTGTGCCACCGCTGCCGCCCGCCGTCTGCGGGTGATGGTGAAGCCGGGTTACTTTGAGCCCTGCAACCTGTGGGCCGTGGTGGCCCTGCCGCCTGGCAACCGCAAGAGCGCGGTGCAGTCCGCCGCGACCGCGCCGCTGGTCGCCTGGGAAAGGGATCAGGCTGCCATCCTTGAGCCTGAGATCAAGCGCATCACCAGCGAACGCAAGACCTTGGAAGCCCGCGCCAAAGAGAAGCGCAACAAGGCCGCCAAGGAGAAAGACAACGGCAAGGCGGCGGAGCTTGCGCGGGAGGCGGCCGACATCGAGGCCGAACTTCCCGACATCCCCATGCAGCCGCAGATTTGGACATCAGACGCCACCCCGGAGCGACTGGGCGCACTGCTGGCCGAGCATGGCGAGTGCATGGCCTGGCTGTCGTCGGAGGGCGGCGTCTTCGATCTACTGCAAGGCCGCTACTCCAACGGCATCCCCAACCTGGACCTGGTGTTGAAAGCCCATAGCGGGGACGCGGAACGCGTGGACCGGGGGAGCCGTCCGCCGGTCTTCCTGAAAGGCCCGCGCCTGAGTATCGGCCTAAGCCCACAGCCGGATGTGTTGCGGGGACTGGCGGCTAAACCGGGATTCCGGGGCCGGGGACTGTTGGGGCGGTTTCTTTATCTGCTACCGCCATCCCCGCTGGGCTATCGCGCCTTGCAGTCCAAGCCCGTTCCGGAAGGCGTGCGCGACGCCTATGCGGCCGGCCTCCGCGCCATGCTCGATTGGGAACCCGTCACTGACGAACATGGCGAGCAACGCTCCCACCTGCTGCGCCTGAGTGATGAAGCTTATGCGGAGTGGTACGCCTTCGCTCAAGCCATCGAGGTGCAGATGCAACCGGGTCGGGAGTTGGAGCACTTCACCGATTGGGCAGGCAAGGCACCGGGCGCGGCGGCACGGCTGGCCGGGGTATTGCACGGCATCAAGCACGCCCACGGCACACCATGGGAGGCCGCCATCACCGCTGAAACCATGACCGCCGCGTTGGAGATCATGGCCGTTATCACCCGTCACAGTCTGGCGGCACTGGACATGATGGGCGCCGATCCCACCATTGCCGCCGCCCGCCTGGTGTGGGACTGGATCGAACGGGGCCGGTTGGACCGCTTCACCGTGCGCGAAGCCTTCAACGCCCTGCGCGGCACCTTCCCCCGCGTCGCCATGCTACGCGAAGCCCTGGATGCGCTGGAAGAGCGTGGCTACCTGGAGGTAACCGAACCACTGCGAGACGGACCGGGCCGCCCGCCCTCGCCCATAGTGCGGGTCAGGCCAGAGATTGCGAGGGCTTGGCGATGA
- a CDS encoding adenylyl-sulfate reductase: MQGYVILMVILVAVGTILDMMHKKSAQYFFENAKQAEKSAKRTLSGGEKASLAMQTVASEVLTSSEFKNPRRRASHLLTMWGFIVFVVSTAVLIFGYATSAEAGIWPLLWHLGALSLAVGGYWFWFAIRVDLFSEGVKWYNFNGRGDIFIVGLLATSTFALLWSFTMGGGAVNTLFFVLFIASATVLFGSVYWSKFAHMFFKPAAAYQKKCIKADGSRENLPDDYDLSDPAVQKRYPDIPEYMGSNPPNMGLGINREPPRHY, translated from the coding sequence ATGCAGGGGTACGTCATCCTGATGGTCATTCTGGTTGCCGTTGGCACCATTCTTGACATGATGCACAAGAAGAGTGCCCAGTACTTCTTCGAGAATGCCAAGCAGGCAGAGAAAAGTGCCAAGCGCACCCTGAGCGGAGGCGAGAAGGCCTCGCTCGCGATGCAGACTGTCGCCAGCGAAGTCCTGACCTCGTCGGAGTTCAAGAATCCCCGTCGTCGTGCCTCGCACCTGCTCACCATGTGGGGTTTCATCGTCTTTGTCGTCAGCACCGCCGTCCTGATCTTCGGCTATGCAACGTCGGCCGAGGCCGGCATCTGGCCGCTGCTGTGGCACCTGGGCGCGCTGTCCCTCGCCGTCGGCGGTTACTGGTTCTGGTTCGCCATCCGTGTCGATCTCTTCTCTGAAGGCGTGAAGTGGTACAACTTCAACGGTCGCGGCGACATCTTCATTGTCGGCCTGCTCGCCACCTCGACCTTCGCACTGCTCTGGTCCTTCACCATGGGCGGCGGCGCAGTGAATACGCTGTTCTTCGTGCTGTTCATCGCCAGCGCCACGGTACTGTTCGGCAGCGTCTACTGGTCCAAGTTCGCGCACATGTTCTTCAAGCCTGCTGCGGCTTACCAGAAGAAGTGCATCAAGGCGGACGGTTCGCGTGAGAATCTGCCTGATGACTATGATCTGTCGGATCCCGCCGTCCAGAAACGGTATCCTGATATCCCGGAATACATGGGCAGCAACCCGCCCAATATGGGGCTCGGTATCAACCGCGAACCCCCTCGTCACTACTAA
- a CDS encoding NADP-dependent isocitrate dehydrogenase, with translation MPSMSDPSIIYTETDEAPALATHSFLPMVQAFTSAAGIRVETRDISLAGRIIAAFPERLTEAQRRPDALAELGELAKTPEASIIKLPNISASIPQLNAAIRELQAQGYDLPDYPHEPVDAEEEQIKARYAKVLGSAVNPVLREGNSDRRVAGAVKEYARRHPHRMGAWSADSKTRVASMESGDFHGSEQSAVIDTAGGVKIELVGEDGGTQVLKEKVAVGAGEVIDASVMNCGTLREFFEQAAEQAKRDGVLLSLHLKATMMKVSDPIIFGHAVSVYFREVFDKHAETFKQLGVDPRYGMADLYTRLQELPEDRRQAIEADIQAVYESRPELAMVDSSRGITNLHVPSDVIIDASMPAAIRAGGKMWGPDDGQHDTLAMIPDRNYAGVYQATIDFCKQHGAFDPATMGSVSNVGLMAQKAEEYGSHDKTFEIPAAGTVRVIDTQGRVLLEHAVEAGDIWRMCQTKDLPIRDWVKLAVTRARLTGQPAVFWLDPERAHDANLIARVEAYLQEHDTDGLEIRIMTPAEATRYTLERMRRGEDTISVTGNVLRDYLTDLFPILELGTSAKMLSIVPLLAGGGLYETGAGGSAPKHVQQLLEQNHLRWDSLGEFLALAVALEEYGRKQDNARAGVIARALHQANSDYLNNNKSPSRKVGEPDTRASHYYLTLYWARALAAQDEDAGLKEIFAPVAQRLQEAEQTILDELNAVQGTPADLGGYYHPDRAKTAAVMRPSATLNTVIDQLK, from the coding sequence ATGCCCTCAATGTCCGATCCCAGCATCATCTACACCGAGACCGACGAAGCCCCGGCCCTGGCGACCCATTCCTTCCTGCCCATGGTGCAGGCCTTCACATCGGCGGCCGGCATCCGGGTCGAGACCCGCGACATTTCGCTGGCCGGGCGCATCATCGCCGCCTTCCCCGAGCGGCTGACCGAGGCCCAGCGCCGTCCCGATGCCCTGGCCGAACTGGGTGAACTGGCAAAGACGCCGGAAGCCAGCATCATCAAGCTGCCCAACATCAGTGCCTCCATCCCTCAGCTCAATGCCGCCATCCGCGAACTGCAGGCGCAGGGTTATGACCTGCCGGACTATCCGCACGAACCGGTCGATGCCGAAGAGGAGCAGATCAAGGCGCGCTACGCGAAGGTGCTGGGCAGCGCGGTCAATCCGGTGCTGCGCGAGGGCAACTCGGACCGGCGCGTGGCCGGGGCGGTGAAGGAATATGCCCGCCGGCATCCGCATCGCATGGGCGCATGGTCCGCGGACTCGAAGACCCGCGTGGCCTCGATGGAGAGTGGGGATTTCCACGGCAGCGAACAGTCCGCGGTCATCGACACCGCCGGCGGGGTGAAGATCGAACTGGTCGGCGAGGACGGCGGCACGCAGGTGCTGAAGGAGAAGGTCGCAGTGGGCGCGGGCGAGGTCATCGACGCCTCGGTCATGAACTGCGGCACCCTGCGTGAGTTCTTCGAACAGGCTGCCGAACAGGCGAAACGGGACGGCGTGCTGCTGTCGCTGCATCTCAAGGCCACCATGATGAAGGTTTCCGACCCCATCATCTTCGGCCATGCGGTGAGCGTCTATTTCAGGGAAGTGTTCGACAAGCATGCCGAGACCTTCAAACAGCTCGGCGTCGATCCACGCTACGGCATGGCGGACCTGTATACCCGACTGCAGGAACTGCCCGAGGACCGGCGTCAGGCGATCGAGGCCGACATCCAGGCGGTGTATGAAAGCCGGCCCGAGCTGGCCATGGTTGATTCCAGTCGCGGCATCACCAACCTGCATGTGCCCAGCGACGTCATCATCGATGCCTCCATGCCCGCGGCCATCCGCGCCGGCGGGAAGATGTGGGGACCGGACGACGGCCAGCATGACACCCTGGCCATGATCCCGGACCGCAACTATGCCGGCGTCTACCAGGCCACCATCGACTTCTGCAAACAGCACGGCGCCTTCGATCCCGCCACCATGGGCAGTGTCAGCAATGTGGGTCTGATGGCGCAGAAGGCCGAGGAGTACGGCTCGCACGACAAGACCTTCGAGATCCCGGCCGCCGGCACGGTGCGCGTGATCGATACGCAGGGCAGGGTGCTGCTCGAGCATGCGGTCGAGGCCGGCGACATCTGGCGCATGTGCCAGACGAAGGACCTGCCCATCCGCGACTGGGTCAAGCTGGCCGTGACCCGCGCCCGGCTCACCGGTCAGCCGGCGGTGTTCTGGCTGGACCCGGAGCGCGCCCACGACGCCAATCTGATCGCCAGGGTCGAGGCGTATCTTCAGGAGCACGACACCGACGGGCTGGAGATCCGCATCATGACGCCGGCCGAGGCCACCCGCTACACCCTGGAGCGGATGCGGCGCGGCGAGGACACCATCTCGGTCACCGGCAACGTGCTGCGCGACTATCTCACCGACCTGTTCCCCATCCTGGAGTTGGGCACCAGCGCCAAGATGCTTTCCATCGTGCCGCTGCTGGCCGGCGGCGGTCTGTACGAGACCGGCGCCGGCGGCTCTGCGCCCAAGCACGTGCAGCAACTGCTGGAGCAGAATCACCTGCGCTGGGATTCGCTGGGCGAGTTCCTGGCCCTGGCGGTGGCGCTGGAGGAGTACGGCCGCAAGCAGGACAATGCCCGCGCCGGTGTGATCGCCCGGGCCCTGCATCAGGCCAACAGCGACTACCTCAACAACAACAAGTCGCCCTCGCGCAAGGTCGGCGAACCGGACACCCGGGCCAGTCATTATTACCTGACCCTGTACTGGGCCCGGGCGCTGGCGGCGCAGGACGAGGATGCCGGGCTGAAGGAGATCTTCGCTCCGGTGGCGCAGCGGCTGCAGGAAGCCGAGCAGACGATTCTCGATGAGCTGAACGCAGTGCAGGGAACGCCGGCGGATCTGGGGGGGTATTATCATCCCGACAGGGCAAAGACCGCGGCGGTGATGCGGCCCAGTGCGACGCTCAATACCGTTATCGATCAACTTAAATGA